DNA from Blastocatellia bacterium:
TGTGCGATGAATGCCCGCTCATTCGGGAGAAGAAAGCCGTCTCCGCACTGAAGCGGCCGCTGGAGCCGATTGAGTTCACACCGGGCGAGCCGCTCAATACCGTGCGCTGCATCATGGAGCAGGGGTATCTCTGTCTCGGTCCGGCCACCAAAGCCGGCTGCGGAGGAAAAGAGGGAGTGCCGCGCTGCATCCGCGCCTACATGCCGTGCCGCGGCTGTTTTGGTCCGCTCTCAGATACGGCCAATCCCATGGTGGATATGATGGGCGCACTCGCTTCGATTGGTCTGGATGCCAAGCAAATTCCCGATCGAGCGGCCACATTCAATCGCTATGCTGGCGCGCAGGGTCGCTTGCGGCCCACACCGAAAGGAGGGAGGCCCGTATGAAAACACTCGTCATTCAACCTGTCTCTCGCATTGAAGGTCACGCGAAGGTCACGATTCAACTGGACGACACCGGCAACGTGGCGGATACGCGGGTGAACGTCATCGAATTGCGCGGTTTTGAGAAGTTCTGCATCGGAAGACCTGTCGAGGAAATGCCGCGCATTGTGACGCGCATCTGCGGCGTCTGCCCCTGGTCGCATCATCTGGCCGCGAGCAAGGCCGCCGATGCCGTCTTCGGCGTCGAGCCGCCGCCGGCCGGACGAAAGCTCCGCGAACTCTGCAACAGCATTGCCTACATGGAGGAGCACATCCTGCACTTCTATTTTCTCGCCGGAGCGGACTTCGTGATAGGACCAGACGCTGACCACACGGTGCGCAATGTCATCGGCATCATCGGCAAGATGCCCGATGTGGCCCGACAAGTCGTGCGCGTGCGCCATCTCTGCGCCAAGATGCTGGAGATCATCGCGGGCAAGGCGATTCATCCCGATGCTTCTGTGCCGGGAGGATTCAGCAAACCGCTGCTGCCGGCTGAACGCGATCAGGTCAGAAAGATGGCCGAGGAAGCCCTGGAACTGGCCAAGTTCTCCATCAAATTTGCCAAGGAGAACGTCTTCCCGCAGTATCTCGATACGGTGAAATCGTTGGGCGTCATCGAGACCGGCTTTCTCGGTACAGTGACCGATGATGGGGCGCTCAATCTCTACGACGGCAAGCTCCGCCTGATGTCGAAGGATGGTTCGTATGTCGAGTTCCCTTACGAGCGCTACACCGACTATATCGCGGAGCACATCGAGCCGTGGAGCTACTTGAAGTTCCCCTACGACAAGCGCGCGGGCGCCTTCTCGATGGACCTCGATCATCCGAGCGGCATCTATCGCGTGAACACGCTGGCTCGCATCAACGTGTGTGACTACATTGACACGCCGCTCGCTCAAGCCGAACTCGAAGAGTTCCGCAAGAACTTCGGTCGTCCGGCGCAACTGACGCTGCTCTATCATTGGGCGCGGCTGATCGAACTGCTCTACAACGCCGAAAACGCCATTCGCTTGCTCGATGATCCGGAGATCACGAGCGTGGAGACGCGCAAGAAAGTCGAACCGCGCGCGGCCCGTGGCGTCGGCTGCGTGGAAGCCCCTCGGGGCTCGTTGATCCACGACTACACGACCGATGAGAACGGCATGCTGACCAACGTCAATTTGATCGTCGGCACGACCCACAACAACGCGCCCATCAACATGTCGGTGAAACAAGCGGCGAAGTCGCTCATCAAGGACGGGAAGTACGATCAGGGCCTCCTCAATCGCGTGGAGATGGCCATTCGCGCCTACGATCCGTGCCTCTCCTGCGCCACGCACAAGTTCGACGGCACGCTCGCAGTCAAGATTGACATCTACGATCACCAGGGGCGCTTAGTTGATTCGCTGGCCAATTGAGGTGAGCGCTTTCATCCCTGGGAGCGCACGCATCTTGCGCGCCGGTGGGTAAGGGACGTTGAAAACTGCTTAATGCGTACTTTCATCGCCGGGAGCGTGCGCATCTGCGCGCCGGGCTTGCAGAGGCGACTCTGTCCGGCGCTATGGATAGTCACCGCTAACAGAGTACGCTGGAAGCGTGCGCTCCCTGGGTACTTGTTCGGGTGAGATGCGCTGGTGAAAGACAGCAGCTTTCTTCCGGAATTCTGCACCAAGCCAGTGCTGGTGCTCGGCTGTGGGAACCGACTCTTTGGCGACGACGGCTTCGGCTGTGAGGTGGCTGAGTATCTTCAAAAGCACTATCGGCTGCCTGACGAAGTTTACGTGATGGACGTCGGCACGAGCGCGCGCAAGCTCCTTTTCACGCTCTGCCTCAGCTCGGAACGACCCCGACAGATCATTCTCATTGACGCGGTGGACAAGGGACGAACGCCTGGAGAAATCTTCGAGCTATCGCTCGACGACCTGCCAGCGGAGAAAAGCGATGACTTCTCACTTCACCAGGTTCCATCATCGAATCTGGCGAAAGAATTGAAAGCTGTCGGCATTGACGTTCGCGTGATCGTTTGTCAGGTCGCGCGCGTGCCGGAGAGCGTCGAGCCCGGACTGTCCGAGCCGGTGGCGCGAGCGGTGCCGCGCGTCGCGGCGGAAATCGCCCGCCTGCTGTCGGCGGCCTCTTAGGGGCTGTCAGTTGAGCCTCGTTGATGGTATGCTTAAGGCATAAGCATGCCCGTTCGTCCGACGCAGTCAAAAATGAATCATGGTCAAAGAAAGAAAGGTCTACTTGCCAAAATGGATTGCCTGGATGGTCACCGTGATCATGCTGCCCGTGTGGGGATTGCTCACCTCCTCAACCTTTGTCCACCAGGTAACGGGACAACGGCTGAGCCTGGGCGAGTGGGTGGTCATCTCGATCGTCATCCTCGGATCCATCGTCATGGTCTTCCTGATGAGTTACGGGAAGTTGCCCGCCTATATCCTCAGGGAAGAGGACAAGTAGAGCCGTCATGCATGAGATGTCCATCGCGAGGAGTCTTCTGGAGATGATCGCGCAGTATGCGCCCGCGAATGGCAGAGCGCGGGTGAAGGTCGTGCGCCTGAGGATCGGCGAGCTGGCTGGTGTGATCCCGGAATCGCTGCGCTTTTGCTTCGAGGTGGCGAGCGAAGGAACCGTTGCGCAGGGAGCCGAACTGCAGATCGAGCATGTGCCTGTCATGAGCCGCTGCACCGACTGTCGCTGCGACTTTGAGGTCGAGCAGTACGCCTTCATCTGTCCGAACTGCGATAGCCCTAATGTCGAACTCATTTCCGGCAACGAGCTGGATGTGATAGAACTGGAGGTGGAAGAAGAGGGATGTCCGTGATCACCATCGAGCGAAAGATTCTGGAAAAGAACGATGAGATTGCCCGGCAGAATCGAGCGCGGCTGGCCGAGCATGGCATCTTAGCCCTCAACATGGTCAGCTCGCCCGGTTCCGG
Protein-coding regions in this window:
- a CDS encoding Ni/Fe hydrogenase subunit alpha produces the protein MKTLVIQPVSRIEGHAKVTIQLDDTGNVADTRVNVIELRGFEKFCIGRPVEEMPRIVTRICGVCPWSHHLAASKAADAVFGVEPPPAGRKLRELCNSIAYMEEHILHFYFLAGADFVIGPDADHTVRNVIGIIGKMPDVARQVVRVRHLCAKMLEIIAGKAIHPDASVPGGFSKPLLPAERDQVRKMAEEALELAKFSIKFAKENVFPQYLDTVKSLGVIETGFLGTVTDDGALNLYDGKLRLMSKDGSYVEFPYERYTDYIAEHIEPWSYLKFPYDKRAGAFSMDLDHPSGIYRVNTLARINVCDYIDTPLAQAELEEFRKNFGRPAQLTLLYHWARLIELLYNAENAIRLLDDPEITSVETRKKVEPRAARGVGCVEAPRGSLIHDYTTDENGMLTNVNLIVGTTHNNAPINMSVKQAAKSLIKDGKYDQGLLNRVEMAIRAYDPCLSCATHKFDGTLAVKIDIYDHQGRLVDSLAN
- a CDS encoding hydrogenase maturation protease codes for the protein MKDSSFLPEFCTKPVLVLGCGNRLFGDDGFGCEVAEYLQKHYRLPDEVYVMDVGTSARKLLFTLCLSSERPRQIILIDAVDKGRTPGEIFELSLDDLPAEKSDDFSLHQVPSSNLAKELKAVGIDVRVIVCQVARVPESVEPGLSEPVARAVPRVAAEIARLLSAAS
- the hypA gene encoding hydrogenase maturation nickel metallochaperone HypA, with translation MSIARSLLEMIAQYAPANGRARVKVVRLRIGELAGVIPESLRFCFEVASEGTVAQGAELQIEHVPVMSRCTDCRCDFEVEQYAFICPNCDSPNVELISGNELDVIELEVEEEGCP